Part of the Candidatus Schekmanbacteria bacterium genome, TAGAGGTACTGCAAATGTCTTTCCTTTTGCCAAGCATTCTGAAACAGAGTATTTCGGTTTGAGAGTAACCCTTGAATTGCAGTTTGGGCATTTTTTGTAAAATAGCGGTTCTTTGCAGTTGGGACATCTAAATTTTTTGAGTTCAGATATTCCAGATGCATTACATTTTTTACACTCCCATTTATACCTCTCCTGAATACCTTTGCGCTCCCCGCATTTGCACTCCCACTGGCCAAGCTCATAGCTTACAAATTCAAGCGAAATTTTTTCTGTGTAATCTTTTATTGGAAAAACTTCCCGAAAGACTTTTTGAAGACCTATATTGTCATTTCTGTCATCAGGCAAACAATCAACTTGTAGAAAATCCTCAAAAGACTCTCTTTGTAAATCTATAAGTGAAGGCACTTCCATTACTTTCGGGATTTTGGAAAAATCTTTCCTTAAAACCCGTGGTAAAGCCTCGCTTTTCATAGCGACTCCTTAAAAAAAAGTATATAAATCTTACTCCGCAAAAAGACTAAGTGAGTCTCTTCTCGAAAACTAAGATATTTCAACAACTGCGCCTACCGCTTCAACTTTCTTTTTAATCTCTTCAGCTTCCTCTTTTGAAACTCCTTCTTTGATTGGTTTAGGCGCTCCATCGACTAAATCCTTCGCCTCTTTCAAGCCAAGTCCTGTAACAGCCCGCACTTCTTTGATAACCTGAATTTTCTTATCACCAACACTCTTCAATGTTACTGTAAACTCAGTTTTCTCCTCAGCTTGAGCTTCAGCACCGCCGCCGGCTGCTGCCGCCACAGCACCTACAGGCATAGCAGCTGCTGCTGTAACACCAAACTTTTCTTCCAGCTCTTTCACAAATTCTGACAGTTCTAAAACTGTCATTTCCTCAATAAATTTGATTACGGATTCTTTTGAAATTTTTGTTTCTTCAGCCATCTTAACCTCTCCTTTAAATATTTTTAAATGTTAACTTATTTTTTATTCTCTTCTATAGCCTTGAGGACATTCATAAATTTAATTAAAACTCCTCCCAGGACATTCACTGTCCTTGAAACAGGTGCTTTCATCGAAGAAAGCATTCTTGAAAGCAAAACTTCTCGTGGCGGAACCTTTGAAAGTTGTTTTATTTCTTCAATTGATATTACCTTGTCATCCCATATTCCTCCTTTAAGCTCC contains:
- a CDS encoding 50S ribosomal protein L7/L12; its protein translation is MAEETKISKESVIKFIEEMTVLELSEFVKELEEKFGVTAAAAMPVGAVAAAAGGGAEAQAEEKTEFTVTLKSVGDKKIQVIKEVRAVTGLGLKEAKDLVDGAPKPIKEGVSKEEAEEIKKKVEAVGAVVEIS